The Conexivisphaera calida genome includes a region encoding these proteins:
- a CDS encoding GNAT family N-acetyltransferase, whose amino-acid sequence MTNSVSIRAAKNEDLERMVDLVSRLKRLNGEFDPLLTPVDDLENEVTKYLQGMMKDSNSVVLVLEDGGKVQGVLTAKLVDRCFYKPRLVGQIADVYLMPEYRRRSMGYKLIAEAEKLLKSRGAEMIFAEFPAKNVIAEGFYRKMGFREITEIFAKETQ is encoded by the coding sequence ATGACGAACTCTGTGTCCATTAGGGCCGCGAAGAACGAGGATCTTGAAAGGATGGTGGATCTCGTCTCCAGGCTGAAGCGCCTGAATGGTGAGTTCGATCCGCTCCTGACGCCAGTGGATGATCTGGAGAACGAGGTGACGAAGTATCTGCAGGGCATGATGAAGGACTCCAACTCGGTAGTTCTAGTGCTGGAGGATGGTGGAAAGGTCCAAGGAGTCCTTACTGCGAAGCTTGTCGATAGATGCTTCTACAAGCCACGTCTGGTTGGACAGATAGCAGATGTCTATCTGATGCCCGAGTACAGAAGGCGCAGCATGGGATATAAGCTCATAGCGGAGGCCGAGAAACTGTTGAAGTCTAGGGGCGCTGAGATGATATTTGCCGAGTTCCCCGCCAAGAACGTGATAGCCGAAGGATTCTACCGGAAGATGGGCTTCAGAGAGATCACTGAGATCTTCGCGAAGGAGACCCAGTGA
- the tuf gene encoding translation elongation factor EF-1 subunit alpha, which yields MSERQKPSKPHLNLVVVGHVDHGKSTLTGHLLYRLGKVDQRTIEEYAKMSEKLGVGDTFKFAWVLDRLKEERERGITIDLAFQDFETKRYYWTLIDAPGHRDFVKNMITGASQADGAILVISARSGETESALSDEGQAREHAFLLKTLGVNQLVVAINKMDATTPPYDQKRYEEVKNEVSKLLKLVGYKVEKINFVPVSGWKGDNLVEPSPNMPWYKGKTLVEALDEFEEPPKPTDKPLRIPVQDVYSITGVGTVPVGRVETGTLKVGDTIVVMPSGAVGEVKSIETHHTPIQEALPGDNIGFNIRGVSKEDVKRGYVIGHLDNPPTVVKEFLARVIVVFHPTAMAAGYTPVLHAHTAQIPAQVVELVQKLDPRTGQVTEENPKSLKTGDAAVIKVRPLKPLSIEEYKSIPQLGRFALRDSGRTIAAGVVEKITEVQEVKIKK from the coding sequence ATGTCCGAGAGGCAGAAACCGTCTAAACCGCACCTCAACCTAGTAGTGGTAGGGCACGTGGACCATGGAAAGTCCACTCTTACTGGTCACCTTCTCTACCGCCTTGGAAAGGTGGATCAGAGGACCATAGAGGAATATGCAAAGATGTCGGAGAAGTTGGGCGTCGGCGATACATTCAAGTTCGCTTGGGTCCTCGACAGGCTCAAGGAGGAGAGGGAGAGGGGAATCACCATAGATCTGGCGTTCCAGGACTTCGAGACGAAGAGGTACTACTGGACACTGATAGATGCGCCCGGGCATAGGGACTTCGTGAAGAACATGATCACTGGCGCCAGCCAGGCCGATGGCGCCATACTGGTAATATCCGCCAGATCCGGTGAGACAGAGTCCGCCCTGTCGGATGAGGGCCAGGCAAGGGAGCACGCATTCCTTCTGAAGACGCTCGGCGTCAATCAGCTGGTGGTCGCGATAAACAAGATGGACGCCACGACTCCACCCTACGATCAGAAGCGCTATGAGGAGGTCAAGAACGAGGTCTCTAAGCTGCTGAAGCTCGTCGGCTACAAGGTGGAGAAGATCAACTTCGTGCCGGTCTCGGGGTGGAAGGGTGATAATCTGGTAGAGCCCTCGCCTAACATGCCGTGGTACAAGGGCAAGACGCTCGTCGAAGCACTGGACGAGTTCGAGGAGCCGCCGAAGCCGACCGACAAACCACTCAGGATACCTGTCCAGGATGTATACTCAATCACCGGCGTAGGCACAGTCCCTGTGGGCAGGGTGGAGACCGGTACCCTCAAGGTCGGCGACACGATAGTGGTGATGCCCTCAGGCGCGGTCGGGGAGGTGAAGTCCATAGAGACCCATCATACCCCGATACAGGAGGCGCTCCCGGGTGACAACATTGGCTTCAACATAAGAGGAGTATCCAAGGAGGACGTCAAGCGCGGCTATGTGATAGGGCACCTGGACAATCCACCCACCGTCGTGAAGGAGTTCCTGGCGCGCGTAATTGTGGTATTCCATCCAACGGCAATGGCCGCCGGTTACACGCCCGTGCTTCACGCGCACACAGCGCAGATACCGGCACAGGTGGTCGAGCTGGTTCAGAAGCTAGATCCACGCACCGGCCAGGTGACTGAGGAGAATCCGAAGAGCCTCAAGACCGGTGATGCCGCGGTGATCAAGGTGAGGCCGCTGAAGCCGCTCAGCATTGAGGAATACAAGAGCATCCCGCAGCTCGGAAGATTTGCCCTGAGGGATTCGGGCAGGACGATAGCGGCTGGCGTGGTCGAGAAGATAACGGAAGTCCAGGAAGTCAAGATAAAGAAGTGA